CGTCCACGTCATCGGTGGCGAACGCGGTCTGCCAGTCGGTGGAAATGTGCTCGGAGTAGCTGCGCGAGAGTCGCCACCCGGCGGTCCGGATCTTCTCGACCACCTGATCGGGGAGCGCGTCGAGGACCTTCCGGCAGTCCGCGACGGGTGTCGCCCCGCCCTGCGACGGTGCGACCAGGCAGCCGAACAACAGCCGGCCGGGGAAGGTCAGCGTGTAGCTGTTCTCGTTGTGCATCCGGATCGACTGCGCGGCCGGGAGGTCCGTCGAAGAGAAGACGTCGTCGCCGAGCCGACTGCGGGGAGTGGTCTTCTCCCGGTACGGCGTCCGCTCGCTGATGAGCACGTCTCGGATCTGCGCGAAGTCCTCGATGGTCGCCATCGGCAGGCCGCGCAGGTAGATCGCGCCGTATTCCCGCAGAGCCGCGGTCAGTTGCGGACGGACATCCTCGAGCCACGCGCGGACCTGTGTCATCCCGGTGAGACCGGCGACCTGCGTTATGGCCGGCTTGCCCTCAACTACCTGCCATTCCAGCGTATGTGACATTGGATCAGGTCCTTTCCAGTTCCGTGGACCGGTTGGATGATAGGAGGATCGGTTGCGCCACGTTAAGGCGTTCAACGGGCTGACTCCGTTCAACGGGCTGACTCGATGCACGCGGCCGGGTGCAGCGCGCCATCGCCGCCCATGAGGCGAAGATCGTCCCGCCGCCCGAGTGACGCCCCGGTCGCCACCGACCGAACCGGGAGCCCTGGTCCATCGGCTGCGGACCAGGGCTCCCGCGTTCTGCCCGGTGCTCTCAGCGCGACATGGCGACCAGGACCCGGCGGCTTCCGGCGAACGCCCTGCGCCCGTGTGCGACGGCGACGTTGTCGATGACCAGGACGTCGCCCTGCCGCCAGTCGACGTCAACGGCCAGCGCCAGCCCCTTCTCGCGGATCTCGAGCACGTACTCGTCGGGGATGGGGGAGCCATCGGCGAAGGTCACCGACTGCGGCAGCTCGTCCGCGGGGACGATGGCCGCGAGCTCGCGCATGGTCTCCTCGCCCAGCGTCGCGGGGTGCCATTGGTCCGCCTGGTTGAACCAGACCTCCTCACCGGTGACCGGGTGCCGGAGCGTCGAGGGCCGGACCTGACGCGTCCGCAGCGCATTGCCGGCGGTCCACTCCCAGCTCACGCCCGCCTCGGCCAGCAGCTTCTCGACCTCCGCCCGGTCGTCCGTCTCGAACGTCGCCTGCCAGCTCTTGCCGAAGCCCCTGCCACCGTGCAGGTACTGCCGGTAGCAGACGCCGCCGCCGAAGTCCGCACGGATCCGTTCGTCGAGTGCCGCCAGCCAGGAGGCGCCGTCCAGCAGGGGAGTGGCGCCTCCCGTGGTAGCCGGCTGTACGCAGCAGAAGAGCAGCCGGGAGGGCCAGGCGTGGGCGTAGGAAAGCTCGCTGTGCATGGAGATCGCGTACTCGGGCGGGTACTCCGTCGAGGTGTAGACGTTGTCGGAGACCTTGGTCCTGGGCGTGTTGCCGTGCACGTACGCGAGGCGCTCGGGCAGCAGGGCGGGCATCACGTCCGCCAAGCCCGCCTCGGTGACGTCGAAACCCCGGAACAGCAGGGCCTGGTGACGGTCCAGCAGTTCGCCGACGGCGACCGAGTCGAGGTACTCCATCAGTCCCCGGGTGGTCGCGCTGGCGCCGGTGCTCTCGGGCGTGAACTGTTGCGGTGCCCAGCCCTGCTGAACGCTCATGGGGGATGTCTCCTTGGTGGTTGGGAGGTCGGGCGTCGAGTTGTTCAACCTGCGGGGCGCCACAGTCGGACGCACAGGTTCGGTTCGGCCGCCTGCCGGGAGGGTCGGCCGTGCCAATGGACCGGGGCGAATGTTCGGCGTCGTTCAACCGGCGCGCCAACGCAGTTGAACGGTGGCCGCGGTGAGCATCAAGGATTGATCAGTCGTGCGGGCCTGCACCATAGTGAAGCGAGGCGACATGGTGAAACTGGGGCCCTTGGGCACCTGGAGGCTGGTGCGGGTGGCCTGACACGGCTTGGCGGTGGAGTCCCGTCCAGGAGCCTGATCGAGGCGATGAAGGAGTGGCGCCCCTGCTGTCGGGCCGGCCTGCTGAGGCAGCCCGACAGCAGGGGTCCGGCATTACGGCGGAGTTCTGGCCAGTACGGCGCGAAGCGCCGGTTCGAGCAGGCACTGCTCCATCTCGCGGTCCCACGCATCCGGGGGCCGTGGACCATGAACCGAGTTTTCACCATATATCTGATGAGAGAGGGACTTCGATGACTGATCGGACAGTGGATGTGCGGGTGTCGGGTGAGGACATCGAGCGGTGGTTGATGGAGCGGGTGTCCTATTACCTGGAGACGGCGGTGGGGGAGATCGATCCGGGTGTCTCGCTCGCCGAGTACGGGCTGGAGTCGGTGTACGCCTTCGCGTTGTGCGGGGACATCGAGGACAAGTTGGGTGTGACCGTGGAGCCGACCCTGGTGTGGGACGTCGACACGGTTGCGGCTCTGACCGTTCACCTGACCGGCCTGGTCGCCGAACTGCCGTCGGCCTGAAGGCCCTTCAGGACATTGACGCCCGGCCTGATGGCCTGCGCCGCCGCCATCTACCGGGACTGCCTCACCGAACAGCCGACCAGCCGACCGGGCCGCGGACCGCTTTCCCGTCCCGTCGCCTGGTGTGAGACCGCCGCGCTCCCGGAAAACCCCCGTCCCGGGGGCGCGGCCTCCACCTCCGCCGGTTCTCGTCCAACTGGCGCACGGCGATGGTTGAACACCCGTGCTGATCATTTGCACCGGGTTGAACGCCCGCACCATCGCCGGCGGCTGGGGCATAGTGGTCTGCGCCGCCAGGAACCGACGGAGTTCAGCGAGGCCGGATGCCAGGACGTCAGGACGCCTGGACGTCAGGACGCCTGGACCGGATCGAGGAACCGCGGGCAGAGCCGCGGCCGAACCGCCTGATCGCGACAGTCGAGAACGACACCACTCAGCCGTGCGGCGCGCGCCGCCGTGCATGTCCGCGCGCCGCCGTGCATGTCCGCGCGCCGACCAGATCGACGCAGCGCCAAGCCCAAGGGGAAGCAATGGCTTTCGAGCTGACCGGCTACCGGAACCTCGGCGACGCGTTCGCCGCGAGCGTCGCCCAACACCCCGACAAGACCGCGGTCACCATCTACCGCGGCTCCGCCGAGGCCGCGCACGAAAGCCTCAGCTACGCCGAACTCGCCCGCCGAGCCGGCCTGCGCGCCGCCGACCTGGCGCAGCACCTGGCCCCTGGCGAGCGCGTCCTCATCGCGCTGCCCACCGGCACCGAGTTCGTCGAGCTCTACCTCGCCTGCCTGCTGTCCGGTCTCGTCGCCGTGCCCGCCCCGCCGGTGACCGGCTCCAGCAGCGCCGCCCAGCGCGTCGCCGCGATCGCCGCGGACTGCACCCCGGGACTGGTGTTCGCCGACGCCGGGGACCTCGACACGCTCGCCGAGCGCTTCCACGCGCAGGGCCTGGGTCGCGTCCCCGTCCGGGCCGCCGCCCCCGTGCCGGCCGGTGAGGCATCTCCAGCGGCGCTCCGCGGCCGCCACACCGACCACGACTCGCTCGCCGTCCTCCAGTACAGCTCCGGCTCCACCGGCACCCCGAAGGGCGTGATGCTCGCTCACGGGAACGTCCTGGCGAACCTCGAGGCCCAGTACTCCGTCGTGGGCCTGAACGGTGACGACTCGTTCGGCAGCTGGATGCCGCTGCACCACGACTTCGGTCTCTTCGTTCAGCTCAGCGGCGCACTCTTCTGCGGCGCCACATCGGTCCTGATGCCGCCGACGGTGTTCGCCCGCAGGCCCGTCGAGTGGTTCCGGATGATGAGCGAACTCCGGACCACCGCCACCTCCGCCCCCAACTTCGCGTACGGCATCGCGCTGCGCCTCATCAAGGACGAACACCTCGAAGGGCTCGACCTGTCACCGCTGCGCTTCCTGATCAACGGTTCCGAGCCGATCCATGCCCCCACCATCGCCGCGTTCACCAAGCGATTCGCGCAGATCGGCCTGCGTCCCGAAGCCG
The DNA window shown above is from Streptomyces vietnamensis and carries:
- a CDS encoding TauD/TfdA family dioxygenase; its protein translation is MSHTLEWQVVEGKPAITQVAGLTGMTQVRAWLEDVRPQLTAALREYGAIYLRGLPMATIEDFAQIRDVLISERTPYREKTTPRSRLGDDVFSSTDLPAAQSIRMHNENSYTLTFPGRLLFGCLVAPSQGGATPVADCRKVLDALPDQVVEKIRTAGWRLSRSYSEHISTDWQTAFATDDVDEVARYCADNLIGHQWYDDGTLKTSQIRPGIITHPSSGEEVWFNHLLFWNEWALEEDLREALVDEFGRDGLPFNTEFGDGDALSNEDLQAIQAAYDAATVRETWQPGDVMLVDNILTAHGRDPFRGDRKIVVAMGDPVELSECRPTVEPAPAFA
- a CDS encoding TauD/TfdA family dioxygenase, encoding MSVQQGWAPQQFTPESTGASATTRGLMEYLDSVAVGELLDRHQALLFRGFDVTEAGLADVMPALLPERLAYVHGNTPRTKVSDNVYTSTEYPPEYAISMHSELSYAHAWPSRLLFCCVQPATTGGATPLLDGASWLAALDERIRADFGGGVCYRQYLHGGRGFGKSWQATFETDDRAEVEKLLAEAGVSWEWTAGNALRTRQVRPSTLRHPVTGEEVWFNQADQWHPATLGEETMRELAAIVPADELPQSVTFADGSPIPDEYVLEIREKGLALAVDVDWRQGDVLVIDNVAVAHGRRAFAGSRRVLVAMSR
- a CDS encoding acyl carrier protein, which gives rise to MTDRTVDVRVSGEDIERWLMERVSYYLETAVGEIDPGVSLAEYGLESVYAFALCGDIEDKLGVTVEPTLVWDVDTVAALTVHLTGLVAELPSA
- a CDS encoding fatty acyl-AMP ligase → MAFELTGYRNLGDAFAASVAQHPDKTAVTIYRGSAEAAHESLSYAELARRAGLRAADLAQHLAPGERVLIALPTGTEFVELYLACLLSGLVAVPAPPVTGSSSAAQRVAAIAADCTPGLVFADAGDLDTLAERFHAQGLGRVPVRAAAPVPAGEASPAALRGRHTDHDSLAVLQYSSGSTGTPKGVMLAHGNVLANLEAQYSVVGLNGDDSFGSWMPLHHDFGLFVQLSGALFCGATSVLMPPTVFARRPVEWFRMMSELRTTATSAPNFAYGIALRLIKDEHLEGLDLSPLRFLINGSEPIHAPTIAAFTKRFAQIGLRPEAVAAGYGMAEVTVYASGTPMQLPPTVLVVDAQRLADADHPALVPARDGRSKEITGVGRPEAFDALVVDPATLRPLSAGEVGEIWLRGDSVGRGYWGKPDLTARAFHARPAGADDAEPGWLRTGDLGALVDGELFITGRLKEVMIVHGRNFYPHDLEHEARAAHPALERFVGAAFGVQAPDERIVLVHEVSPTVSAEELRAAAAAVIRRLTAATGAPVRNVLLVRRGSVDRTTSGKIQRAAMRDRFLAGEITALHAELEPAVRRLTAGPETS